One genomic window of Nakamurella panacisegetis includes the following:
- a CDS encoding glycosyltransferase family 2 protein produces the protein MKLSILMPVYNEAKTLESAVKRVLDVDYPVEIELVIVDDGSKDGTRDLYPQWRDEPRVVIHEKATNGGKGSAIKKGAELATGDYVIMCDADLEYAPEEIPALLAPILSGESTVVYGTRTFGSHNAYSFLYVLGNKGVTMTANILFNCYISDLETCFKLMPLALYRKLDVRAAGFGMEAEVTGKLLRTGVRPYEVPISYKARSREEGKKLTWKDGVEAIWILLKERIRKPIA, from the coding sequence GTGAAACTCTCGATTCTGATGCCGGTCTACAACGAGGCCAAGACCCTGGAGTCTGCGGTCAAGCGCGTGCTCGATGTCGACTACCCGGTCGAGATCGAGCTGGTCATCGTCGACGACGGTAGCAAGGACGGCACCCGCGACCTGTACCCGCAGTGGCGGGACGAGCCGCGCGTCGTCATCCACGAGAAGGCCACCAACGGCGGCAAGGGCTCGGCCATCAAGAAGGGCGCCGAACTGGCGACCGGCGACTACGTCATCATGTGTGACGCCGATCTTGAATACGCCCCGGAGGAGATCCCGGCCCTGCTGGCCCCGATCCTGTCCGGGGAGTCGACCGTGGTCTATGGCACGCGGACCTTCGGCAGCCACAACGCCTACTCGTTCCTGTACGTCCTCGGGAACAAGGGTGTCACGATGACGGCCAACATCCTGTTCAACTGCTACATCAGCGACCTCGAGACCTGCTTCAAGCTGATGCCCCTCGCGCTCTACCGCAAGTTGGACGTGCGGGCGGCCGGGTTCGGCATGGAGGCCGAGGTCACCGGCAAGCTGCTGCGCACGGGCGTCCGGCCCTACGAGGTGCCGATCAGCTACAAGGCCCGTTCGCGCGAGGAGGGCAAGAAGCTCACCTGGAAGGACGGCGTCGAAGCCATCTGGATCCTGCTGAAGGAACGCATCCGTAAGCCCATCGCCTGA
- a CDS encoding AAA family ATPase, with product MGNDPAIEAIRRALIAVPTDGPLRLHLAELLIGAGRPSEAVAELATLLAAEPDHPGARELMFTALTPDRPAVPPVVIEPEPTPPVDPGPVTPAGESAPDGPPVFDWHAAESQLGDIAAPMFLTSGDVEDQAGAEPVEAFETQRPTLTLADVGGMQQVKDRLEAAFLAPLRNPELRRLYGKNLRGGLLLYGPPGCGKTYLAKALAGELGAAFISAGLSEILDMWMGSSERNVHELFTQARQSAPCVLFLDEIDALGQKRTQTRNSSMRSVVNQLLTELDGVTSDNEGVYVLAATNQPWDVDPALRRPGRLDRTVLVLPPDGLARESIFRSNLAHRPVEGVDLRRLAAGSDGLSGADIAYVCELATERAMMHGVRSGTVRMIGMADLLDALNQVRPSTHAWLDTARTVVQYGEDDGTHAELKAFLKKSKRW from the coding sequence GTGGGGAACGACCCGGCGATCGAGGCCATCCGTCGCGCACTGATCGCGGTCCCGACCGATGGCCCGCTCCGGTTGCATCTCGCCGAGTTGCTGATCGGCGCCGGTCGGCCGTCGGAGGCCGTGGCCGAACTGGCCACCCTGCTGGCCGCCGAACCCGACCATCCCGGCGCCCGAGAGCTGATGTTCACCGCACTCACTCCGGACCGGCCAGCCGTGCCACCGGTCGTCATCGAGCCCGAGCCGACGCCTCCGGTCGACCCCGGCCCGGTCACCCCGGCCGGCGAGAGCGCACCGGACGGACCGCCGGTCTTCGACTGGCACGCCGCGGAGTCACAGCTCGGCGACATCGCCGCTCCGATGTTCCTCACCTCCGGCGACGTCGAGGACCAGGCCGGGGCGGAACCGGTCGAGGCCTTCGAGACGCAGCGTCCGACCCTGACCCTGGCCGACGTCGGAGGGATGCAGCAGGTCAAGGATCGCCTCGAGGCAGCTTTCCTGGCCCCCCTGCGGAATCCGGAACTGCGTCGCCTGTACGGCAAGAACCTGCGGGGCGGGCTGTTGCTGTACGGACCACCCGGGTGCGGCAAGACCTACCTGGCCAAGGCCCTGGCCGGCGAGCTGGGCGCCGCGTTCATCTCGGCCGGCCTGTCGGAGATCCTCGACATGTGGATGGGCTCGAGCGAGCGCAACGTGCACGAGCTGTTCACCCAGGCCCGGCAGTCCGCGCCCTGCGTGTTGTTCCTCGACGAGATCGACGCGCTCGGTCAGAAGCGGACCCAGACCCGCAACTCGTCGATGCGCAGCGTGGTCAACCAGCTCCTGACCGAACTCGATGGCGTGACCTCCGACAACGAGGGCGTCTACGTGCTGGCCGCGACCAACCAGCCGTGGGACGTCGACCCGGCCCTTCGCCGGCCGGGTCGGCTGGACCGGACGGTGCTCGTGCTGCCTCCGGACGGTCTGGCCCGGGAGTCGATCTTCCGGTCGAATCTGGCCCACCGTCCGGTGGAGGGGGTCGACCTTCGTCGCCTCGCCGCCGGGTCGGACGGGTTGTCCGGGGCCGACATCGCCTACGTCTGCGAATTGGCCACCGAGCGGGCGATGATGCACGGCGTCCGGTCGGGAACGGTTCGGATGATCGGGATGGCCGACCTATTGGATGCGTTGAACCAAGTGCGGCCGTCGACCCACGCCTGGCTGGACACGGCACGAACCGTTGTCCAGTACGGCGAGGACGACGGGACGCACGCCGAGTTGAAGGCATTCCTGAAGAAGAGCAAACGCTGGTGA
- a CDS encoding M15 family metallopeptidase — MRTHRTVATAMGLLLSLMLTGCTGSAPSSPPRPSASVPVLGAAALSAQHPGATLSSTASVPSRASGRRASTSAVAHRRPARRSPIAQPIGPTGPSPTSRTVTGAATRRSTAGSAGPTGFVGTMTPIDPGLARRLTYTWHEGCPVPRSALSYLRMTYVDFDGRDHQGEMVVATAVAPQVITAFRQLYDARWPIRRMRLVDDFRGSDDASMAADNTSGFNCRRSTGGTRFSQHSYGRAVDLDPLENPYVGNGQVLPPAGTAFVGRPDVPGVIHDGDAATTAFGSIGWAWGGNWSAPQDFQHFSANGH, encoded by the coding sequence ATGCGGACGCACCGGACGGTGGCGACGGCGATGGGCCTGCTCCTGTCGCTGATGCTCACCGGGTGCACGGGGTCGGCCCCGTCCAGCCCGCCGCGCCCGTCGGCTTCGGTGCCGGTCCTCGGCGCTGCCGCGCTCAGCGCTCAGCACCCAGGCGCCACCCTGTCGTCGACCGCGTCGGTCCCATCCCGGGCGTCAGGTCGCCGAGCCTCGACCTCCGCAGTGGCCCACCGACGCCCGGCCCGGCGGAGTCCGATCGCCCAGCCCATCGGGCCGACCGGCCCGAGCCCGACATCCCGGACGGTGACCGGTGCCGCGACTCGGAGGAGCACCGCCGGATCGGCCGGGCCGACCGGGTTCGTGGGCACCATGACGCCGATCGACCCGGGGCTGGCCCGACGTCTGACCTACACCTGGCACGAGGGCTGCCCGGTGCCACGGTCGGCGCTGAGCTACCTACGGATGACCTACGTCGACTTCGACGGGCGGGACCACCAGGGCGAGATGGTCGTCGCCACCGCAGTGGCGCCCCAGGTGATCACGGCCTTCCGCCAGCTGTACGACGCTCGCTGGCCGATCCGCCGCATGCGGCTGGTCGACGACTTCCGGGGCAGCGACGACGCGTCGATGGCGGCCGACAACACCTCCGGTTTCAACTGCCGTCGAAGTACCGGCGGCACGCGGTTCTCCCAGCACTCCTACGGACGGGCGGTCGACCTCGACCCGCTGGAGAACCCGTACGTCGGCAACGGGCAGGTCCTACCGCCCGCCGGCACGGCGTTCGTCGGCCGCCCCGATGTACCGGGCGTCATCCACGACGGCGACGCCGCGACCACCGCGTTCGGGTCGATCGGCTGGGCCTGGGGCGGGAACTGGTCCGCACCCCAGGATTTCCAGCACTTCTCGGCCAACGGGCACTGA
- a CDS encoding neutral zinc metallopeptidase produces MSSVPAFRTRTLLRRLAGLACSAVLLAGCATAISGQAVKVGAASDLNPPASGPSGPKAGVTPADINVKNDGHTQSDTLAKDTIADLYVYYGQIFQKDFGKTFTPAKALVSYDSKVKNGPTVCGRSLYQDVNASYNPCADTIVWDRGVLLPDLTKEVGVLAAPTVLSHEMGHLVQDRLETNTDNVLLLEEQADCYAGGYWRWVADGNSRYFDLNQTAGIRQVLSAMMSTGDPVGTTTSTEGAHGSGFDRSYSFTLGYTNGAKRCSQITAAEVQARITETGFGKLPVKFGNVAITDKFIGQVATVVNSYFAQTLKGYQAPKLVPFDGATGPACNGTATPFPVGYCQSTNTITYNLKELARIGTPTAGFKSINGDFSAVLILVSRYGLAAQATTGGTPLGNQSGLRGLCYAGSWASWMRTARGPDKLQLSPNDLNKAVYEVLNSPLPASDAAGSSATSVLDQVQALYVGVVFGATQCYDFYSS; encoded by the coding sequence ATGTCGTCCGTCCCTGCCTTCCGGACCCGTACCCTGCTCCGCCGGCTCGCCGGGCTGGCCTGCTCGGCCGTACTGCTCGCCGGGTGCGCGACCGCCATCTCCGGACAGGCGGTGAAGGTCGGCGCCGCATCGGATCTCAACCCCCCGGCATCCGGCCCATCCGGCCCAAAGGCCGGCGTCACCCCCGCCGACATCAACGTCAAGAACGACGGCCACACCCAATCCGACACCCTGGCCAAGGACACCATCGCGGATCTCTACGTCTACTACGGGCAGATCTTCCAGAAGGACTTCGGGAAGACGTTCACCCCGGCCAAGGCCCTGGTCTCCTACGACTCGAAGGTCAAGAACGGTCCGACGGTCTGTGGCCGCTCGCTCTACCAGGACGTGAACGCCTCCTACAACCCCTGCGCCGACACCATCGTCTGGGACCGGGGGGTGTTGCTGCCCGACCTGACCAAGGAGGTCGGAGTGCTGGCTGCGCCCACCGTGCTCTCTCACGAGATGGGGCACCTGGTGCAGGACCGCCTGGAGACCAACACCGACAACGTGCTCCTGCTGGAGGAGCAGGCCGACTGCTATGCCGGCGGCTACTGGCGCTGGGTGGCCGACGGCAACTCCCGGTACTTCGATCTGAACCAGACGGCCGGGATCCGCCAGGTACTGTCGGCCATGATGTCGACCGGGGACCCGGTCGGGACCACGACGTCGACCGAGGGCGCGCACGGCAGCGGCTTCGACCGGTCGTACTCGTTCACCCTCGGCTACACCAACGGCGCGAAGCGGTGCAGCCAGATCACGGCGGCCGAGGTGCAGGCGCGGATCACCGAGACCGGCTTCGGGAAGCTCCCGGTCAAGTTCGGCAATGTGGCCATCACCGACAAGTTCATCGGGCAGGTCGCCACCGTCGTCAACAGCTACTTCGCCCAGACTCTCAAGGGCTACCAGGCGCCGAAGCTGGTGCCGTTCGACGGCGCGACCGGACCGGCCTGCAACGGGACCGCGACGCCGTTCCCGGTCGGCTACTGCCAGTCCACGAACACCATCACGTACAACCTGAAGGAACTCGCCCGGATCGGCACCCCGACCGCCGGTTTCAAGTCGATCAACGGCGACTTCTCGGCCGTGCTGATCCTAGTCAGCCGGTATGGGCTGGCCGCGCAGGCGACCACGGGCGGTACTCCGCTGGGCAATCAGTCCGGCCTTCGGGGACTCTGCTACGCCGGGAGCTGGGCGTCCTGGATGCGCACCGCCCGGGGTCCGGACAAGCTGCAGCTCTCGCCGAACGATCTGAACAAGGCCGTCTACGAGGTGTTGAACTCTCCGCTTCCCGCCTCGGATGCGGCCGGCTCGTCGGCCACGTCCGTGCTGGACCAGGTCCAGGCTCTGTACGTCGGCGTCGTGTTCGGCGCGACCCAGTGCTACGACTTCTATTCCAGTTGA
- a CDS encoding GtrA family protein, translating to MNASTLPPPAPTAARDLATPPVASGSVGGQGLKFVLIGSAGTLVQLGLYGSAADLIGAQIASALAWLISTLVTNAAHRAVTFGVRGHTRNRADQVVAFLTCLVGLLITSLVLTRISDADGPSGIMAILVVNSVVGAARFGGMRWWLSAAGQRFGTHVAAAVNAARGSWDQHRRLGGQPH from the coding sequence GTGAACGCATCGACCCTCCCGCCTCCGGCCCCCACCGCGGCCCGGGACCTCGCGACTCCCCCGGTGGCGAGCGGCTCCGTCGGCGGCCAGGGTCTGAAGTTCGTCCTGATCGGCAGCGCCGGGACCCTGGTCCAGCTCGGCCTCTACGGCTCCGCCGCCGACCTGATCGGTGCGCAGATCGCGTCCGCGCTCGCCTGGTTGATCTCGACGCTGGTGACCAATGCCGCGCACCGGGCGGTGACCTTCGGCGTTCGGGGCCACACCCGCAACCGCGCCGATCAGGTCGTCGCGTTCCTGACGTGTCTGGTCGGCCTGTTGATCACCTCACTGGTGCTGACCCGGATCTCCGACGCGGACGGGCCGTCCGGCATCATGGCCATCCTGGTCGTCAACTCCGTCGTCGGAGCGGCCCGGTTCGGCGGGATGCGGTGGTGGCTCAGCGCAGCGGGCCAGCGCTTCGGCACGCACGTGGCGGCCGCCGTGAACGCGGCCCGCGGCAGCTGGGATCAGCACCGTCGGCTGGGCGGCCAGCCCCACTGA
- a CDS encoding alanyl-tRNA editing protein: MLPLEDTRVTFPAGGLTADGEVLAVVPLDDLGPGGLLGFVTDVSPFHPVDHGWPDQGPDRGVVSISGVTVEVVDVVLGATDGHNLLIATNIPVRRGEPGWAFVVVHVIGADQVRPEVGERVQLAVDAAHRDALGRGHTACHIAALALNAALADRWRKPVPVDGLGHPNFDQLALANSRIRPDGATDVYRLGKSLRKKGFDSADLPLAELTAAVNARLAGWVAAGATISIEADGPGLTDRRTWVCTLPDGQERILCGGTHPTSLAGIESIGVELTLDDAELVMQTSVARRVPAPPADVSSAASRPA, encoded by the coding sequence GTGCTCCCACTCGAAGACACCCGTGTGACCTTCCCGGCCGGTGGCCTGACCGCCGACGGCGAAGTTCTGGCCGTGGTGCCACTGGACGATCTTGGGCCGGGTGGACTGCTCGGATTCGTCACCGATGTGTCGCCGTTCCATCCGGTCGACCACGGATGGCCCGACCAGGGACCCGACCGCGGCGTCGTCTCGATCAGCGGTGTCACGGTCGAGGTGGTCGACGTCGTCCTGGGAGCCACAGACGGTCACAACTTGCTGATTGCAACTAATATTCCGGTCCGTCGCGGAGAGCCCGGCTGGGCGTTCGTCGTCGTGCACGTCATCGGGGCCGACCAGGTCCGGCCGGAGGTCGGCGAGCGGGTCCAGCTGGCGGTCGACGCCGCCCACCGGGATGCCCTCGGTCGCGGCCACACCGCGTGCCACATCGCGGCCCTGGCCCTGAACGCCGCTCTGGCCGATCGCTGGCGGAAGCCGGTACCGGTCGACGGGTTGGGGCATCCGAACTTCGACCAGCTGGCGCTGGCCAACTCCCGGATCCGACCGGACGGTGCCACTGACGTCTACCGCCTCGGGAAGTCGTTGCGCAAGAAGGGTTTCGACAGTGCAGATCTACCGCTGGCCGAGCTCACGGCGGCCGTCAACGCTCGGCTGGCCGGCTGGGTGGCGGCCGGCGCGACGATTTCGATCGAGGCCGACGGCCCTGGCTTGACCGATCGTCGCACCTGGGTCTGCACCCTGCCCGACGGGCAGGAACGGATCCTCTGCGGTGGGACGCACCCGACCTCGCTGGCCGGAATCGAGTCCATCGGCGTCGAGCTGACCCTGGACGACGCCGAACTGGTGATGCAGACGAGCGTCGCGCGCCGGGTCCCAGCACCGCCGGCGGACGTGTCTTCGGCCGCGTCCCGGCCGGCCTGA
- a CDS encoding dipeptidase — translation MTSPSRDRVAAILAAHPVLDGHNDIAWALRKQVAYDLDARDLATSQPLLHTDIPRLRAGGVGAQFFSVYVPGTLSGGAAVTATLEQIDAVAAIIGRYPETFAAARTAADVRAVMQSGRIAALMGAEGGHSIDGSLAVLRTLHRLGVGYLTLTHNENPRRDGVAWADAATDRPEAGGLSDFGREVVREMNRLGMLVDLSHVAPVTMHAALDVSSAPVIFSHSSCRAVTDHVRNAPDDVLSRLAAGGGVVMVTFVPDFVSQRVADRAAAHDRRREELGLAKVTVYTQDAATPPEPAAAAELARWEAANPAPTASLSDVADHLDHAREIAGIDHVGLGGDYDGVESLPTGLQDVSKYPDLLVELADRGWSDADLTALTSGNILRVLQAAQDVAEG, via the coding sequence ATGACGAGCCCATCACGCGATCGGGTGGCCGCGATCCTGGCTGCGCACCCCGTCCTGGACGGGCACAACGACATCGCCTGGGCGCTGCGCAAACAGGTCGCATACGACCTCGACGCCCGCGACCTGGCAACGTCACAACCCTTGCTGCACACGGACATCCCCCGGCTGCGGGCCGGCGGTGTCGGCGCCCAGTTCTTCTCGGTCTACGTGCCCGGAACCCTGTCCGGCGGCGCCGCGGTCACCGCGACGCTGGAGCAGATCGACGCTGTTGCCGCGATCATCGGCCGCTACCCGGAGACCTTCGCCGCCGCCCGGACCGCCGCCGACGTGCGGGCGGTGATGCAGTCGGGACGAATTGCCGCGCTGATGGGCGCCGAGGGCGGACACAGCATCGACGGGTCGCTGGCCGTGCTGCGCACGCTGCACCGACTCGGGGTCGGCTACCTGACCCTCACCCACAACGAGAACCCGCGCCGGGACGGGGTGGCCTGGGCCGACGCGGCCACCGACCGACCGGAGGCGGGCGGGTTGAGCGACTTCGGGCGTGAGGTGGTCCGGGAGATGAACCGGCTCGGCATGCTGGTCGACCTCTCGCACGTCGCGCCGGTCACCATGCACGCCGCCCTGGATGTCAGCAGTGCACCGGTGATCTTCTCGCACTCGTCCTGCCGGGCCGTCACCGATCACGTCCGGAACGCTCCGGACGACGTGCTGTCCCGGCTGGCCGCCGGGGGCGGCGTCGTCATGGTGACGTTCGTGCCGGACTTCGTTTCCCAGCGCGTCGCCGACCGCGCGGCCGCTCACGACCGCCGGCGCGAGGAACTGGGGCTGGCCAAGGTGACCGTGTACACCCAGGACGCCGCGACTCCCCCCGAGCCGGCGGCCGCCGCGGAACTGGCCCGCTGGGAGGCGGCCAACCCGGCACCGACGGCGAGCTTGTCCGACGTCGCCGACCACCTCGACCACGCCCGCGAGATCGCCGGGATCGATCACGTCGGGCTGGGCGGTGACTACGACGGCGTGGAATCGCTTCCGACCGGTTTGCAGGATGTGTCGAAGTACCCGGACCTGCTGGTCGAGCTGGCCGACCGCGGCTGGAGCGACGCCGACCTGACCGCACTGACCAGCGGCAACATCCTGCGCGTGCTGCAGGCGGCGCAGGACGTCGCCGAGGGCTGA
- a CDS encoding pyridoxal phosphate-dependent aminotransferase has product MPLVPALAPFRTTIFAEMSALAARTGAINLGQGFPDSDGPPAMLEAAQQAIRDGFNQYPPGPGIPALRRAIALARQRDRGQTFDPDTEVLVTVGATEAIAAAVIALVQAGDEVIMLEPHYDSYPAVVAMSGAKHVSVQLKATADRFALDLDDLAAAVTPRTRMILLNTPHNPTGTVLTRAELQGIADLAIEHDLVVVADEVYEYLTFDGTEHVPIGTLPGMAERTITVSSSGKTFAATGWKIGWACGPQELVAAVRAAKQFLTYVGGAPFQPAVAYALEHEIAWVAELRDSLQHKRDRLCQGLTAAGFEIFRPQGTYFVVTDIRSISARLGRPADGMAFCLDLPELAGVVAVPQEVFHDDPADGRPFVRFAFCKQDRIIDEAADRLARMSR; this is encoded by the coding sequence ATGCCCCTGGTTCCCGCGCTCGCGCCCTTCCGCACGACGATCTTCGCCGAGATGTCGGCCCTGGCCGCGCGGACCGGAGCGATCAACCTGGGGCAGGGCTTCCCGGACAGCGACGGACCGCCGGCCATGCTGGAGGCGGCCCAGCAGGCCATCCGCGACGGGTTCAACCAGTACCCACCCGGCCCCGGCATCCCGGCGCTGCGGCGGGCGATCGCCCTGGCCCGGCAGCGTGACCGGGGCCAGACCTTCGACCCGGACACCGAGGTACTGGTCACGGTCGGCGCCACCGAGGCCATCGCCGCCGCGGTCATCGCGCTGGTCCAGGCGGGCGACGAGGTCATCATGCTCGAGCCGCACTACGACTCCTATCCGGCCGTGGTCGCCATGTCCGGCGCGAAACACGTTTCGGTACAACTGAAGGCGACCGCTGATCGGTTCGCCCTCGACCTGGACGACCTGGCCGCCGCGGTCACCCCCCGGACGCGGATGATTCTGCTCAACACCCCGCACAATCCGACCGGCACCGTCCTCACCCGGGCCGAACTGCAGGGCATCGCGGACCTGGCCATCGAGCACGACCTGGTCGTGGTGGCGGACGAGGTGTACGAGTACCTGACGTTCGACGGGACCGAGCACGTCCCGATCGGCACGCTGCCCGGTATGGCCGAGCGGACCATCACCGTCTCCAGTTCCGGCAAGACGTTCGCCGCCACCGGATGGAAGATCGGCTGGGCTTGCGGCCCACAGGAACTCGTCGCCGCCGTCCGGGCGGCCAAACAGTTCCTCACCTACGTCGGCGGGGCCCCGTTCCAGCCGGCCGTGGCCTACGCCCTGGAACACGAGATCGCCTGGGTTGCTGAGCTGCGGGACAGCTTGCAGCACAAGCGGGACCGCCTGTGCCAGGGGTTGACGGCCGCCGGCTTCGAGATCTTCCGGCCGCAGGGCACCTACTTCGTCGTCACCGACATCCGCTCGATCAGTGCCCGGCTCGGCCGGCCGGCCGACGGCATGGCGTTCTGCCTTGACCTTCCGGAGCTGGCCGGTGTGGTGGCCGTCCCGCAGGAGGTCTTCCACGACGACCCGGCCGACGGGAGGCCTTTCGTCCGGTTCGCCTTCTGCAAGCAGGACCGGATCATCGACGAGGCCGCCGACCGTCTGGCCCGGATGAGCCGATGA
- a CDS encoding DUF445 domain-containing protein yields MTNAQVLTPADAERRRRLVQMKLIAVGMLVLMAVVFVIAFSLQDRHPWLGYVRAAAEAGMVGALADWFAVTALFRRPLGLPIPHTAIIPTRKDAIGSSLSEFVATNFLSEEVIREKLGRFSIAAKLGGYLASPAGAGRITAELATAVRGIATVLKDDQVAGVLEAIARRKIAETKVGPPLGRIAAEVFARGEHHPLVDFIVDRLHIWIRDNYSLVSRVVSQRAPSWSPKFLDGLVADRIYREVETFALAVKTDPQHQLRLALDKFLGEFALDLQSDPDTIARAEAIKERIMDNDQIRVLAAGAWSSIKEAMLSAADDPASPLRVSVLEGLMSFGRRLQDDGPTAAKVDNWVAEAAGYLARNHARTITGVIDETIARWDGEATSRKIELQVGRDLQFIRINGTVVGALAGLVIYTLATALL; encoded by the coding sequence ATGACGAACGCGCAAGTCCTGACGCCGGCTGACGCGGAGCGTCGACGACGACTGGTGCAGATGAAGCTGATCGCCGTCGGGATGCTGGTGCTGATGGCGGTGGTCTTCGTGATCGCGTTCTCGTTGCAGGACCGTCATCCCTGGCTCGGGTACGTCCGGGCGGCGGCCGAGGCCGGCATGGTCGGCGCGCTGGCCGACTGGTTCGCCGTGACCGCCCTGTTCCGGCGGCCGCTCGGCCTGCCGATTCCGCACACGGCGATCATTCCGACCCGTAAGGACGCGATCGGGTCGTCCCTGTCGGAGTTCGTCGCGACCAACTTCCTGTCCGAGGAGGTGATCCGGGAGAAGCTCGGTCGGTTCTCCATCGCCGCGAAGCTGGGGGGTTACCTGGCCTCGCCGGCCGGGGCCGGACGTATCACCGCCGAACTGGCGACCGCCGTGCGCGGGATCGCCACCGTTCTCAAGGACGACCAGGTCGCCGGCGTGCTGGAGGCGATCGCCCGCCGGAAGATCGCCGAGACCAAGGTCGGGCCGCCGTTGGGCCGGATCGCCGCGGAGGTCTTCGCCCGGGGCGAGCACCATCCACTGGTCGACTTCATCGTCGACCGGCTCCACATCTGGATCCGCGACAACTACTCGCTCGTCTCCCGGGTGGTGTCCCAACGGGCCCCGTCGTGGTCCCCGAAGTTCCTCGACGGGCTCGTCGCCGACCGCATCTACCGGGAGGTGGAAACGTTCGCGCTGGCCGTGAAGACCGATCCGCAGCACCAGTTGCGGCTGGCCCTGGACAAGTTCCTCGGCGAGTTCGCGCTCGACCTGCAGAGCGATCCGGACACGATCGCCAGGGCCGAGGCGATCAAGGAACGCATCATGGACAACGATCAGATCCGGGTGCTGGCCGCCGGAGCCTGGTCGTCCATCAAGGAGGCCATGCTGTCGGCGGCCGACGACCCGGCCTCGCCGCTGCGGGTGTCCGTACTGGAGGGGTTGATGTCGTTCGGGCGGCGGTTGCAGGACGACGGTCCGACCGCGGCCAAGGTGGACAACTGGGTGGCCGAGGCGGCCGGCTACCTGGCCCGGAACCACGCCCGCACCATCACCGGGGTCATCGACGAGACCATCGCGCGGTGGGACGGCGAGGCCACCAGCCGCAAGATCGAGCTGCAGGTTGGACGCGACCTGCAGTTCATCCGGATCAACGGCACGGTGGTCGGTGCGCTCGCCGGCCTGGTGATCTACACGCTGGCCACCGCCCTGCTCTGA
- a CDS encoding VOC family protein, with the protein MTEQSVQTPIATFDLTVLDTAEPRKLAEFYCAVLGWRIEDASDDWITIRGSGGAGLAFQLAPDHVPPTWPDREVPQQSHLDLNVPNLDVGEQRVVALGARPTGIPGGDSTFRVFLDPSGHPFCLCLNAG; encoded by the coding sequence ATGACCGAACAGAGCGTTCAGACGCCCATTGCCACCTTCGATCTGACCGTGCTCGACACCGCCGAGCCGCGCAAGCTCGCCGAGTTCTACTGCGCGGTGCTCGGTTGGCGGATCGAGGACGCCAGCGACGACTGGATCACCATCCGCGGCTCCGGCGGGGCCGGTCTCGCGTTCCAGCTGGCGCCGGACCACGTGCCGCCGACCTGGCCCGACCGGGAGGTGCCGCAGCAGTCCCACCTCGACCTGAACGTGCCCAACCTGGATGTGGGGGAGCAGCGGGTGGTCGCCCTCGGTGCTCGCCCAACCGGGATTCCGGGTGGGGACAGCACCTTCCGGGTGTTCCTCGACCCGTCGGGGCACCCGTTCTGTCTGTGCCTGAACGCCGGATGA
- a CDS encoding nucleoside/nucleotide kinase family protein, whose protein sequence is MRFIPLTPARLVDELADWIGELHGRRIVTATAGTVVGFDGSAEVGTTELADRVAERMRGRGAVVVRATTNWWWRPAALRLELGREDVDMLLTGWVDDEALRRELFEPVAGGRPHITRLRDPGTDRSVRQTPARVPAGSVVILDGPFLLAADLPLDASVFAQVGPGALRRSLPDDRQWWLEADARYGAEYHPADRADVVLSYDHPSAPAARGLGQSARPA, encoded by the coding sequence GTGCGCTTCATCCCTCTGACGCCGGCCCGGCTGGTCGACGAGCTGGCCGACTGGATCGGTGAGCTGCACGGTCGCCGGATCGTCACGGCTACGGCGGGCACCGTCGTCGGGTTCGACGGCTCGGCCGAAGTCGGCACGACCGAACTCGCCGACCGGGTGGCCGAACGGATGCGTGGCCGCGGCGCGGTGGTGGTGCGCGCCACGACCAACTGGTGGTGGCGTCCGGCCGCCCTGCGGCTGGAGCTGGGGCGTGAGGACGTCGACATGCTGCTGACCGGCTGGGTCGACGACGAGGCGCTGCGGCGGGAGTTGTTCGAGCCGGTCGCCGGGGGACGCCCCCACATCACGCGGCTCCGCGACCCGGGCACCGATCGTTCGGTCCGGCAGACGCCCGCCCGGGTCCCGGCCGGGAGCGTGGTGATCCTCGACGGCCCCTTCCTGCTGGCCGCGGACCTGCCGCTGGACGCCTCGGTGTTCGCCCAGGTCGGGCCGGGAGCGCTGCGGCGGTCGCTTCCGGATGACCGGCAATGGTGGCTCGAGGCGGATGCCCGCTACGGGGCCGAGTATCACCCGGCCGACCGAGCCGACGTCGTCCTGTCCTACGACCACCCGTCCGCCCCGGCGGCGCGCGGCCTCGGGCAGTCTGCCCGGCCGGCCTGA